From Triticum urartu cultivar G1812 chromosome 2, Tu2.1, whole genome shotgun sequence, a single genomic window includes:
- the LOC125541555 gene encoding uncharacterized protein LOC125541555 isoform X1, with amino-acid sequence MQFKKRWENLKTMYCQWKQLQIDASGLGWNAKLGTIDADTDWWNTHLIKNPEHAKYRNGGPPNLAEMDLMFDDRHVIGAESAIPGEIPLDKEDVSDDTDSAEDDDEVMKAKPKKQRKTKSCKDDFSAQDEKNPFVRMYKKASDAICVTAESIKEASSSSMARPPPPLVAPPPPPVGPSMNEAMEMVRECGVQEGTPLFFSLSMLFMKAEYREMFASVQTKEGRLMELTAEVVTMMMLT; translated from the exons ATGCAATTCAAGAAAAGATGGGAAAATCTCAAAACTATGTATTGTCAATGGAAACAACTGCAAATTGACGCATCTGGACTTGGATGGAATGCTAAGCTAGGAACCATTGATGCTGATACTGATTGGTGGAACACTCACCTAATA AAAAACCCGGAGCATGCAAAGTATAGGAATGGAGGACCACCCAACTTGGCTGAAATGGACCTCATGTTTGATGACCGTCATGTCATCGGTGCCGAGTCAGCTATCCCCGGCGAGATACCATTGGACAAGGAGGATGTTAGTGATGACACTGATAGTGCAGAGGATGATGATGAAGTCATGAAAGCAAAACCAAAGAAGCAGCGAAAGACCAAGTCATGTAAAGATGATTTTTCTGCTCAAGATGAGAAGAACCCATTTGTTCGGATGTATAAGAAGGCTAGTGATGCGATATGTGTAACGGCTGAAAGTATAAAAGAAGCATCTAGCTCCAGCATGGCTCGTCCTCCCCCTCCTCTGGTtgctcctccccctcctccggttGGCCCTAGTATGAATGAGGCAATGGAGATGGTTCGTGAATGTGGAGTTCAGGAAGGAActcctctctttttctctttGAGCATGCTATTTATGAAGGCTGAGTATAGAGAAATGTTTGCATCGGTTCAGACCAAGGAAGGAAG ACTGATGGAATTGACGGCGGaggtggtgacgatgatgatgctAACATAA
- the LOC125541555 gene encoding uncharacterized protein LOC125541555 isoform X2: MQFKKRWENLKTMYCQWKQLQIDASGLGWNAKLGTIDADTDWWNTHLIKNPEHAKYRNGGPPNLAEMDLMFDDRHVIGAESAIPGEIPLDKEDVSDDTDSAEDDDEVMKAKPKKQRKTKSCKDDFSAQDEKNPFVRMYKKASDAICVTAESIKEASSSSMARPPPPLVAPPPPPVGPSMNEAMEMVRECGVQEGTPLFFSLSMLFMKAEYREMFASVQTKEGRFDWLERAHDYAM; this comes from the exons ATGCAATTCAAGAAAAGATGGGAAAATCTCAAAACTATGTATTGTCAATGGAAACAACTGCAAATTGACGCATCTGGACTTGGATGGAATGCTAAGCTAGGAACCATTGATGCTGATACTGATTGGTGGAACACTCACCTAATA AAAAACCCGGAGCATGCAAAGTATAGGAATGGAGGACCACCCAACTTGGCTGAAATGGACCTCATGTTTGATGACCGTCATGTCATCGGTGCCGAGTCAGCTATCCCCGGCGAGATACCATTGGACAAGGAGGATGTTAGTGATGACACTGATAGTGCAGAGGATGATGATGAAGTCATGAAAGCAAAACCAAAGAAGCAGCGAAAGACCAAGTCATGTAAAGATGATTTTTCTGCTCAAGATGAGAAGAACCCATTTGTTCGGATGTATAAGAAGGCTAGTGATGCGATATGTGTAACGGCTGAAAGTATAAAAGAAGCATCTAGCTCCAGCATGGCTCGTCCTCCCCCTCCTCTGGTtgctcctccccctcctccggttGGCCCTAGTATGAATGAGGCAATGGAGATGGTTCGTGAATGTGGAGTTCAGGAAGGAActcctctctttttctctttGAGCATGCTATTTATGAAGGCTGAGTATAGAGAAATGTTTGCATCGGTTCAGACCAAGGAAGGAAGGTTTGATTGGCTCGAGAGAGCGCATGATTATGCTATGTAA